A region of Toxorhynchites rutilus septentrionalis strain SRP chromosome 1, ASM2978413v1, whole genome shotgun sequence DNA encodes the following proteins:
- the LOC129762990 gene encoding cleavage and polyadenylation specificity factor 73, producing the protein MAHKRKADGQMPAEENDLLLIRPLGAGQEVGRSCIMLEFKGKKIMLDCGIHPGLSGMDALPFVDLIEADEVDLLFISHFHLDHCGALPWFLQKTSFKGRCFMTHATKAIYRWMLSDYIKVSNISTEQMLYTEADLEASMEKIETINFHEERDVMGVRFWAYNAGHVLGAAMFMIEIAGVKILYTGDFSRQEDRHLMAAEIPAMKPDVLITESTYGTHIHEKREDRENRFTTLVQKIVQQGGRCLIPVFALGRAQELLLILDEYWSQNPELQEIPIYYASSLAKKCMAVYQTYINAMNDKIRRQIAVNNPFVFRHISNLKGIDHFEDIGPCVVMASPGMMQSGLSRELFETWCTDPKNGVIIAGYCVEGTLAKTVLSEPEEITSMSGQKLPLNMSVDYISFSAHTDYQQTSEFIRLLKPTHVVLVHGEQNEMNRLKSALTREYENDPNADITLYNPKNTHAVELYFRGEKTAKVMGSLAVKSPEEGQKLSGVLVKRDFKYHLLAASDLSKYTDMSMSVVTQRQSIHWQGSVASLKLLLDRIGGPGTVTSDPPDNEKTFKVFDCITLTFDGKFVVMEWQATPVNDMYADTVLASMLQSELSGSMVKGSAGQKADSMHYKECLIETLQDMFGESSVPKLYEGDNLCVTVNGTMVNINLTTLEVTCEKDEILCQTVKTAVNQLHQSLVQTS; encoded by the exons ATGGCTCACAAGCGCAAAGCTGACGGGCAGATGCCGGCAGAGGAGAACGATTTGCTACTGATACGACCTCT aGGCGCCGGCCAGGAGGTCGGTCGCTCGTGCATCATGCTCGAGTTCAAGGGCAAAAAGATCATGCTCGACTGCGGCATCCATCCGGGGTTGTCCGGGATGGATGCGTTGCCCTTTGTGGATCTGATCGAGGCGGACGAGGTCGACCTGCTGTTTATATCGCACTTCCATCTGGATCACTGCGGGGCGCTGCCGTGGTTTCTGCAGAAGACCAGTTTCAAGGGGCGCTGCTTTATGACGCACGCAACGAAGGCAATCTACCGGTGGATGCTGTCGGATTACATTAAGGTTAGCAACATCAGCACGGAGCAGATGCTGTACACGGAGGCGGATCTGGAGGCGAGCATGGAGAAGATCGAGACGATTAATTTCCACGAGGAACGGGACGTGATGGGGGTGCGTTTTTGGGCCTACAATGCGGGTCATGTGTTGGGGGCGGCGATGTTTATGATTGAGATTGCGGGGGTTAAGATTTTGTACACGGGGGATTTCTCCCGGCAGGAGGATCGTCATTTGATGGCGGCGGAAATTCCCGCTATGAAGCCGGATGTGTTGATCACGGAGTCGACCTACGGGACGCACATTCACGAGAAGAGGGAGGACCGGGAGAATCGATTCACTACGCTGGTGCAGAAGATTGTCCAGCAGGGTGGGAGATGTTTGATACCGGTGTTTGCGCTGGGTCGCGCTCAGGAACTGTTGCTGATACTGGATGAGTACTGGAGTCAGAATCCGGAACTGCAGGAGATCCCCATCTACTATGCATCCTCGCTGGCGAAAAAGTGTATGGCAGTGTATCAAACGTACATCAACGCTATGAACGATAAGATTCGGCGCCAGATTGCGGTCAATAATCCGTTCGTGTTTCGACACATTAGCAATTTGAAGGGAATCGATCACTTCGAAGACATCGGGCCGTGCGTTGTGATGGCTTCGCCAGGTATGATGCAGAGTGGGCTCTCGCGGGAACTGTTCGAGACGTGGTGCACCGATCCCAAGAATGGGGTTATCATTGCCGGGTACTGTGTGGAGGGGACACTCGCCAAAACGGTGCTGTCGGAACCGGAGGAAATTACCAGCATGTCTGGACAGAAGCTACCCCTCAACATGTCGGTtgattacatttcattctcggCTCACACCGATTATCAGCAGACAAGTGAGTTCATTCGGTTGCTCAAACCGACGCACGTTGTTTTGGTTCATGGGGAACAGAATGAGATGAATCGGTTGAAGTCGGCGTTGACGCGAGAGTACGAGAACGATCCGAACGCAGATATTACACTGTACAATCCGAAGAATACTCACGCGGTGGAGTTGTACTTTAGGGGTGAGAAGACTGCCAAGGTTATGGGAAGCTTGGCCGTGAAGAGCCCCGAGGAGGGTCAGAAGCTGTCGGGAGTATTGGTTAAGCGAGACTTTAAGTACCATCTGCTAGCGGCGTCCGATTTGTCAA AATACACCGACATGAGCATGTCGGTGGTGACCCAGCGCCAGAGCATCCACTGGCAGGGTTCTGTTGCCAGTTTGAAGCTGCTCCTCGACCGGATAGGCGGTCCTGGAACGGTCACTAGCGACCCGCCGGATAACGAGAAAACGTTCAAAGTGTTCGACTGCATCACGCTCACGTTTGACGGGAAGTTTGTGGTTATGGAATGGCAGGCGACTCCGGTGAACGATATGTACGCCGACACGGTGCTGGCCAGTATGCTGCAATCCGAGCTGAGCGGCAGCATGGTAAAGGGTTCGGCGGGCCAGAAAGCGGACAGTATGCACTACAAGGAGTGCCTGATTGAAACGCTGCAGGATATGTTTGGGGAAAGTTCGGTGCCGAAGCTGTACGAGGGCGACAACCTTTGCGTGACAGTTAACGGTACCATGGTGAACATCAATTTGACCACATTG GAAGTCACATGTGAGAAGGATGAGATTCTCTGCCAGACGGTAAAAACGGCAGTCAATCAACTGCACCAGAGTCTAGTACAAACATCTTAG